In a genomic window of Scyliorhinus torazame isolate Kashiwa2021f chromosome 5, sScyTor2.1, whole genome shotgun sequence:
- the LOC140419997 gene encoding LOW QUALITY PROTEIN: uncharacterized protein (The sequence of the model RefSeq protein was modified relative to this genomic sequence to represent the inferred CDS: substituted 1 base at 1 genomic stop codon) has protein sequence MEKPWKCGDCGKGFRAPSQLEAHRRIHTGERPFTCSQCEKGFTQLSNLQSHQRVHTRERQFTCSQCGKEFTQLSNLQTHQQVHTGERPFTCSHCGKGFTQLSNLQTHQRVHTGERPFTCSQCGKEFAQLSNLRAHRRVHTGERLFTCSQCGKGFTQLSGLRRHQRVHTRERLFICSQCGKEFTQLSHLQSHQRVHTGERPFTCSQCGKGFTVLSNLKSHQRVHTGEWPFTCSQCGKGFSQLSNLRKHQRVHTGEKPFTCPQYCGKRFRQLSSLKLHQRVHTGERPFTCSQCGKGFSQLSTLRIHQRVHTGERPFTCSQCGKRFKHLSSLKKHQRVHTGERPFTCSQCGKGFRYSSNLRKHQRVHTGEKLFTCSQCGKGFNRLTHLRTHQQVHTGERPFTCSQCGMRFIHLSSLKTHQRDHTGERPFTCSVCEKGFTRLSNLKTHQRVHTGEKPFTCSVCEKGFTRLSNLQSHQRIHTGERPFTCSVCEKGFTRLSNLKTHQRVHTGEKPFTCSQCGTRFTHLSSLKTHQHDHTVERPFICSVCGKGFTRLSDLKTHQRVHTGEKPFTCSQCGMRFTRLSSLKTHQRDHTGERPFTCSVCEKGFTRLSILKRHQRVHTGEKPFTCSQXGKGFSDSSNLQTHQRIHTGERPFTCSRCGKGFTQSSNLQSHQRVHTG, from the exons atggagaaaccgtggaaatgtggggactgtgggaagggatttagagccccatcacagctggaagctcatcggcgcattcacactggggagaggccgttcacctgctctcagtgtgagaagggattcacgcagttatccaacctgcagtcacaccagcgagttcacaccagggagaggcagttcacctgctctcagtgtgggaaggaattcactcagttatccaacctgcagacacaccaacaagttcacactggggagaggccattcacctgctctcactgtgggaagggtttcactcagttatccaacctgcagacacaccagcgagttcacactggggagaggccattcacctgctctcagtgtgggaaggaatttgctcagttatccaacctgcgggcacaccgccgagttcacactggggagaggctgttcacctgctctcagtgtgggaagggattcactcagttatccggcctgcggagacaccagcgggttcatacCAGGGAGAGGCTATTCatttgttctcagtgtgggaaggaatttactcagttatcccacctgcagtcacatcagcgagttcacactggggagaggccgttcacctgttctcaatgtgggaagggattcactgtgttatccaacctgaagtcacaccagcgagttcacactggggagtggcctttcacctgctctcagtgtgggaagggattcagtcaattatccaacctgcgaaaacatcagcgagttcacactggggagaagccattcacctgtcctcagt at tgtgggaagagatttagacagttatccagcctgaagttacaccagcgagttcacactggggagaggccattcacctgctctcagtgtgggaagggattcagtcagttgtccacgctgcggatacatcagcgagttcacactggggagaggccattcacctgctctcagtgtgggaaaagatttaaacatttatccagcctgaagaaacaccagcgagttcacactggggagaggccgttcacctgctctcagtgtgggaagggattcagatattcatccaacctgcggaaacaccagcgagttcacactggggagaagctattcacatgctctcagtgtgggaaaggattcaatcggTTAACCCACCTacggacacaccagcaagttcacactggggagaggccgttcacctgttcgcaGTGTGGGATGCGATTCATTCACTTATCTagtctgaagacacaccagcgagatcacactggtgagaggccattcacttgctctgtgtgtgagaaaggattcactcggttatctaacctgaagacacaccagcgggttcacactggggagaagccattcacctgctctgtgtgtgagaaaggattcactcggttatctaacctgcagtcacaccagcggattcacactggggagaggccgttcacctgctctgtgtgtgagaaaggattcactcggttatctaacctgaagacacatcagcgagttcacactggggagaagccgttcacctgctctcagtgtgggacgcgATTCACTCACTTATCTAGTCTGAAGACGCACCAGCACGATCACACagtggagaggccattcatctgctctgtgtgtgggaaaggattcactcggttatctgacctgaagacacaccagcgggttcatactggggagaagccattcacctgctctcagtgtgggatgcgATTCACTCGCTTATCTAGTCTTAAGACACACCAGcgagatcacactggggagagaccattcacctgctctgtgtgtgagaaaggattcactcgcttatctattctgaagagacaccagcgggttcacactggggagaagccgttcacctgctctcagtgagggaagggattcagtgattcatccaacctgcagacacaccagcgaattcacactggggagaggccattcacctgctctcggtgtgggaagggattcactcagtcatccaacctgcagagtcaccagcgagttcacactgggtag
- the LOC140421374 gene encoding uncharacterized protein gives MLETGGGFRLCEAQTSFTQSRSSDWLGDQSPSGPPILPIGPNVTSKVRGGRSAPHTRLPFFPAHAQSRARVGEGHRLGCLPSDPQHRPATPSSESRGSRQLDQAARKELKRLPVGREAAHLPPDTRKCQYFYYFSFHHFSNNESSRKTGGKWAPRTRDIAAEIQPDIGNSFRTGYLREHSLQIKCQQFNTQSTCSHRYYKRRNYTQKTQTSRRDLKEPLDSLASEYHRPLNPEELMYTQSVGIKTFKPSVWLEKHRDTHTQVRVFQSTDCGKSFNQLHSQKKNTPFTVGRDRTRVLCVDEASTGCPTWRNTRRPKTWRNRGNVETFTLGRGR, from the exons atgttggagacaggaggaggtttccgtctgtgtgaagctcaaacttCGTTCACACAAAGCCGGAGCTCTGattggctgggggaccagagtccttccggtcctccaatactTCCTATTGGTCCAAACGTCACCAGTAAGGTCAGGGGTGGCCGCTCCGCCCCACATACGCGGCTTCCCttcttccccgcacatgcgcagtcccgggccaggGTAGGGGAAGGTCACAGACTGGGTTGTCTCCCGTCAGACCCGCAGCACCGACCGGCGACACCGAGCAGTGAGTCCCGAGGCTCTCGGCAGCTTGACCAGGCTGCACGGAAAGAGCTGAAGCGGCTCCCTGTCGGAAGGGAAGCCGCGCACCTCCCGCCAGACACCCGCAAATGTCAATATTTTTATTACTTTTCTTTTCACCATTTTTCAAACaatgaaagcagcagaaaaactggcgggaaatgggccccgagaacaagagatattgccgcagaaatacaaccagacattgggaattcattcagaacaggatatctgagggagcacagcctccagATCAAATGTCAGCAATTCAACACCCAGTCAACATGTtcacata gatattacaagaggaggaattacacacAGAAGACTCAAACGTCACGTCGCGATCTGAAAGAGCCACTTGATTCGTTagcatctgaatatcatcggcctttgaatccagAAGAATTAATGTATACCCAATCTGTCGGCATCAAAACATTTAAACCATCAGTGtggctggaaaagcaccgagacacacatacccaagtgagagtgttccagagcactgactgtggaaagagctttaaccagttacacagccagaaaaaaaacacaccattcacagtggggagagaccgtacacgtgttctgtgtgtggacgaggcttcaactggttGTCCGACCTGGAGAAACactaggagacccaaaacatggagaaaccgtggaaatgtggagact ttcacactggggagaggccgttga